TCCAGCAACTCGATGCCGAAGTCCTGGCAGTTTTCTGCCAGGTACGAGACTTGCCGCGCACCGCCTGCGTCGGGCATGGCTGCAATGCGTGTGGGCGTGGTGGGGTTTACGTGGTCGACCACCGCCAGCGCGGTGCCGGGGCGCCATACCCCACGCTTGGCCTCGCGCAGGCCGCTGAAGGCCTGGGGGCTGGTGTATTCGTTGATCACCTGGCGATCTATATAAAGCAGCACATGGCCCTGATCATCCAGGGCGCACACCGTGTGGGAGTCGATGTGTTTGTCGTAGAGGGTTCTGGCAGTCATTTTTGTGGACTCACGGTTATAAGCGCTCGCTCAACGGTATGCCCCCATCCTACGCAGCCCCCCGGCCCCATCAATGGCACCTGGGTGATGGCTTGGAACATGTTTCGTGTTCAATCCGGCAACGCTGAAACATTTTCTTTCATATCCCGCTTAGGGATTTCTCATTCTCATCCGTCTTAACTTAGATACAGCCCGTCGCGTCAGCAAAAGCTACGACCGGCCTTTTCCGGGCCTCCTTCGCCCTCCTCCGATCAAGACCCGCATCCACATGTCAAAGAAGTCACGCTCAAAACTCTGGTTTCTGGTTCATAGCTGGCTGGCGTTGCCCATCTGGTTTTTTGTATTGATTGTTTGCGTCACCGGCACCCTGGCGGTGGTCAGCCAGGAAATCGTCTGGCTGGCCAACCCGGACATCCGCGCCAGCAAGCCGTCGGACGATGCCGAACTGCTGAGTTACGACCAGGTGATCGGCGCCATCAAGCGCAACGAACCCCAGGCGATCGTGCAATCGATCACTCGCCCGGACGAGTCGCACTTCGCGCTGAGTGTCGACCTCAGTTATCCCGACGGGCGCTCGGTGGAGGTCTACGTCAACCCGTATACCGGTGTGGTCCAGGGCATCAGCCCGGCCTTCAACTTCCAGCAATTTACCCGTGCGTTGCACGGTTGGTGGCTGGTGCCGTTTACCAATGGCTACAGCTGGGGCTGGTACCTGGTGTCGGCACTGGGCATACCGCTGCTGGCATCGCTGGTCACCGGGCTGGTGGTGTACAAGCGTTTCTGGAAGGGGTTTCTGCGCCCGACCCTGCGAATCCGCCATGGCGCGCGGATCTTCTGGGGCGACTTCCACCGTTTGAGCGGTATCTGGTCGATCTGGTTTATCGCGGTGATTTCCATCACCGGCATCTGGTTCCTGATCCGGGCGATCCTGGGCGACAACCAGATCTCCATCTCCAGTGAGCCCATCGTGCCGGTGATTGCCCGAGAGAACGTGCCGTTGTCGGCACCGGGTGTACCGGCACCGATGATCCCGATCGATCGGGCCATCGAGATCGCCACGCAACGCATCCCCGGGCTGGAGGCCAGTTTTGTGTTCCTGCCCAGCAACGCCTATAGCCACCTGCAGATCGGCGGGCGCGGCTGGTACCCGTTGATGTTCCAGACGGCGCAGCTCAACCCGTACGACGGTGAAATTGCCGTGTCGCACCTGCTGTCCGACCGCTCGACACTGGAATTCGTCACCGAATCCATGCGACCGCTGCACACCGGCGACTTTGGCGGCCTGTGGATCAAGCTGATCTGGGCATTCTTCGGCCTGATCATGAGCATGATGGTGTTGAGCGGTCTGCTGATCTGGACCAAACGCACCGCGCTGGCCACGCTCAACGCCCTCAAGCGCGAAGCCAAGACACAACGCGCACCGGCCCCTGCCACGGCCATGCAGGCTGAAACCTCGGAGGCCAACTGATGAGCAAACGTGCGACCACCACACCGCCTTCGCCGCTGCGGGCCTTTTGGCTCAAATGGCGATTCCATATCAATGTCCTGCTGTTGCTGGTGCCCCTGGGGTTCATGCCCAAGTACTTTGCCGACGCCGCACTGTTTCGCGGTGACACCGGCATTGGCGAGCGGGTGGCCGGCGAAGTGCAGGTGGGGCCATGGAGCCTGACCCTCGCCGAGTTTCGCAACGAAGGCCCGCGCCCGGACCCGGCCGGGCCGATGAAATTTTTTAATGCCGCCCTGTGCGACACCTGCGCCGAGCAGGTCAAGGCCACTTACCTGCGTATCGGCAAACCACGCAGCCTGCGCGCGGCCGGGGTGATTTTCTTCGGCACGCCGTACCGCATGGGTGCAGTGCTGCCGGTGCCGGAACGCACACCCGTCGATGCCGAAGTGTGGGTGACCATGGAAGGCTGGGACGGCTCCATGCACCAGGGTTCCATCCCGCTGAGCCAGGCCTCGCCTGCCACCATTGCCTGGCTGAACAAGCAAGGAGTTAAACCATGACGTTGATGCGCCTGACTCGCGCCGCTTTATTACTCTGCGCCGGCTTCAGTGGCGTCGCCCTGGCCCATAACCCGATGTGCGAATGCAAGGAAATCCCCGGCGAGCAGATCCAGTGCACCGGTGGTTTTTCCGACGGCAGCGGCGCGCCGGGCGTGACCCTGGACGTGATCGGCTACGACGAAACCATCCTGCTGCCCGGCAAGCTTGGCCAGGACTCGACCCTGACCTTCAAAAAGCCCTCGGCCGAGTTCTACGTGCTGTTTGATGCAGGCCCCGGCCACGTGGTGGAAATCGACCAAGCGGATATCCAGCCCCAATGAGCACCACACAGGTTGTACGCCCCGCCGGGGCCGGCCATGAAACCCTCTACGTGTTGCTGCTGTGCCTGATCATCCTCGCGGTGGCTGGCACAGTAGTGGCGCTACACGGTGAAACCCAGGAGGTCGCCGCCGTGCCCAGCCACCAATTGGACGCACGCCGTGACCTGAGCGCTGCCGAGCAAGGCATCTACGCCGACCTGCGGGTGACCCTGGATGAAATCCAGCTGTTGCAGCAGGAGCAAAACGCCCTGCCGACGCCTGAGCAACTGGCCGAAGAAGGCTTCGCGCCGTTTGCCCAGGACGCCAGTTCGGTGAGCCGTGGCGACCATCGCTGGCAGTTGCTTGAGCCTGCGGCCTACCTGGGTTTGAGCCAAGCGCCAAGCACCAGCGGCTCGGTGCTGATGCGCGTGCAAGGCGACGAGCCGGATGTGTGGCTCAACCGCCAGGCCAACCTCGCCGCCCCGGCCGACCTCACCGACGCAGCGCTGATCGCCGCCGGCTGGCGCCAGGTGGTCACGCAATTCGATGCCGGCGTGACCCGCCAGCACCGTCACTGAACCAGAAGACCGAGTGCCCATGTCTATTTCATCGCCCCTGTTACGCCTGTTACTGGTTGGCCTGTTCAGCCTGATGCTCGCCCCACTCGCAAATGCCGAGGCGGCCAAGCGCCTGCGCATCGGCATCACCCTGCACCCGTATTACAGCTACGTGGCCAATATCGTCGGCGACAAGGCCGAGGTGGTGCCGCTGATTCCGGCCGGTTTCAACCCCCACGCCTACGAACCGCGCGCCGAAGACATCAAGCGCATCGGCACCCTGGACGTGATCGTGCTCAACGGCGTTGGCCATGATGATTTTGCCGACCGCATGATCGCCACCAGCGAGCGCCCGGACATCCCGGTGATCGAAGCCAACGCCAACGTGCCGCTGCTGGCCGCCACCGGTAATGCCGCGCGCGGTGCGGGCAAGGTGGTCAACCCGCACACCTTCCTGTCGATCAGTGCATCGATTGCCCAGGTCAACAACATTGCCCGCGAACTGGGGAAGCTCGACCCGGACAACGCCAAGACCTACACCCAAAACGCCCGCGCCTACGGCAAGCGCCTGCGCCAGATGCGCGCCGATGCCCTCGCCAAGCTGACCAGCGCGCCGAACCCGGACCTGCGCGTCGCCACTGTGCATGCGGCCTACGACTACCTGCTGCGCGAATTCGGCCTGGAAGTCACCGCCGTGGTCGAGCCTGCCCATGGCATCGAGCCCAGCCCCAGCCAGTTGAAAAAGACCATCGATGAACTGCGCGCACTGGATGTGAAGGTGATCTTCTCGGAGATGGATTTCCCGTCCACCTACGTCGAGACCATCCAGCGTGAATCCGGGGTCAAGCTCTACCCGCTGTCGCACATTTCCTACGGCGAATACACGCCAGAGAAATACGAAGTGGAAATGACCGGCAACCTCAACACGGTGGTGCGGGCGATTCAGGAGTCGGGGGCATGACGGCAGCGCAGCAATTGAAGGTGGCCAGCATCGGCCCGACCCTTGAGTTCGACAAGGTCTCGCTGACGCTGGGCCGCACGGTGATTCTTGACGCGGTGAGCTTCCAGGTCGAGCCAGGCAGCATCCACGCTTTGGTCGGCCCGAACGGCGGCGGCAAAAGCTCGCTGATCAAGACCTTGCTGGGGCAGACCCCGCACCAGGGCCAATTACGCCTGCATTGGCCGAACACCCAGGGCACGGTCGGCTATGTGCCCCAGGCGCTGGAGTTCGATCGGGGCTTGCCGATGACGGTGGATGACTTCATGGCCGCCATGTGCCAGCGGCGCCCGGCATTTCTGGGCCTGTCCCGGCATTACGCCGCCGCGATTGGCGAAGCGCTGGAACGGGTCGGCATGCAGGACAAACGCAAGCGCCGCATGGGCGCGTTGTCCGGCGGTGAGCGTCAGCGCGTGCTGTTGGCCCAAGGCCTGATCCCGACGCCACAGCTGCTGGTGCTGGATGAGCCGATGTCGGCACTCGATGAAGCCGGTATTCAGGTGTTCGAACGGCTGCTTAATGACTGGCGCCTGGCCGGGATCACCGTGCTGTGGATCGAGCATGACCTGGAAGCCGTGGGCCGCCTGGCCGATCGCGTTACCGGCCTGAACCGCCGCGTGCTGTTCGACGCCACGCCGAAAGAAGCGCTGACCCCGGACCGCCTGCTGACTCTGTTTTCCACCCACCCTCGGAGCCCGGCGTGATGAGTTATGAAGCCTTTCGTTTGATGGTCCAGGGCTGGGCTTCATCCGGCTACCTGCCGGAAGCACTGGCCTATGGGTTTGTGGTCAACGCCCTGCTCGCCGGCTTGCTGATCGGCCCGGTGCTGGGCGGCCTGGGCACGCTGGTGGTGGTCAAGCGCTTTGCGTTCTTCTCGGAAGCCGTCGGGCATGCCGCGTTGACCGGCGTGGCCGTGGGCATTCTGCTCGGCGAGCCCTACACCGGGCCTTACGGCAGCCTGTTCGGCTACTGCCTGTTGTTCGGCATCCTGCTCAACTACCTGCGCAACCGCACGGGTTTAGCGCCGGACACCCTGATCGGCGTGTTCCTCTCGGTGTCCCTGGCGTTGGGTGCGAGCCTGCTGTTGATTCTGGCGGGCAAGATCAACGTGCATATCCTCGAAAACGTATTGTTCGGTTCGGTGCTGACGGTGAACGGCAATGACCTGCTGGTGTTGGCGGTGGTCGGTTCACTGGTGATGGCCCTGGCGCTGCCGCTGTACAACCGCATCATGCTGGCCAGCTTCAACCCGCAATTGGCCGCTGTGCGCGGCGTGGCAGTGAAGACCCTGGATTACCTGTTCGTGATCCTGGTGACCTTGATCACCGTGGCGGCGGTCAAGGTGATCGGCGCCATTTTGGTCGGCGCCCTGCTAGTGATTCCGGCAGCGGCAGCGCGCCTGTTGAGCCAGTCGCTCAAGGGTTTTTTCTGGGTCTCGGTGGTGATCGCCACGCTCAGCACGCTGTGCGGCATTCTGCTGCCGATCATCTTCGACCTGCCCATCCCGTCCGGTGCCGCGATCATTCTGGTAGCCGGTATCGCCTTTGCCTTTGCCGCCATCGCGCGCGGCACCGTGCCCAGCCTCAAAGGGAATCTTGGATAATGCGCTCTGTATTTCATCCGCTGGCCCTGGCCATTGCCTGTTTATTCACGATGCCGTTGATGGCCGCTGAAGCCGCCAAACCGATGGCTCACGCCGCCAAACCGGTGAAAGTGCTGGCCTCGCTGCCCATCACCTATGGTTTGGCCGAGGTGCTGCTCAAAGGCACTGATGTACAGCTTGAGCGCGCAGCACCGGCCAACTTGCCCGGTTCGCGGCAAGTGTCCTACTTCACCGGCCGGGGGGCGCCAGCCCTGAACACGCTGGCACTGGACGCCGACGCCGCCATCGGCCTGCGCTCGCTGTGGGCGGACGACCCGCTCTACCCCGTGGCGCGGCGCAGCAATATCCGTATTGTCGAAGTGGACGCCGCGCGCCCGGTGGACGGCGGCTTGCCGGGTATCGCCGTGCAACCGGGCGGCGCCGATGGCCTGAACAGCCAGCCATGGCAGTCGAGCAACAATATGGGGCGCATGGCCGATGTGATGGCCGCCGACCTGAGCCGCCTGGCGCCTACGGCCAAAGCGAAGATCGACGCCAACCTCGCGGCGCTCAAACAGCGCCTGCTCAAACTCAGCGCCGACAGCGAGGCGCGCCTGGCCAAGGCGGACAACCTGAGTGTGGTCAGCTTGAGTGATCACTTTGCTTATCTGGTCAGCAGCTTGAACCTGGAAGTGCTCAGCACCGACGCCCGGCCGGACGCGGAGTGGACGCCTGAAGCCTTGCACACACTCACTGCCGACTTGAAGGCCAATGACGTGGCCATAGTACTGCACCACCGCCAACCGAGTGAGGCGGTTAAAACGGCAGTGACGGCAGGCGGTGCGCAACTGCTGGTATTGAATGTCGACGGGGCGGACCCGGTGGCGGAGTTGGAAGGCAATGTGGGTCAGGTGATCAAGGCGCTGACGCCATAGTCTT
The window above is part of the Pseudomonas sp. KBS0710 genome. Proteins encoded here:
- a CDS encoding metal ABC transporter solute-binding protein, Zn/Mn family, which encodes MRSVFHPLALAIACLFTMPLMAAEAAKPMAHAAKPVKVLASLPITYGLAEVLLKGTDVQLERAAPANLPGSRQVSYFTGRGAPALNTLALDADAAIGLRSLWADDPLYPVARRSNIRIVEVDAARPVDGGLPGIAVQPGGADGLNSQPWQSSNNMGRMADVMAADLSRLAPTAKAKIDANLAALKQRLLKLSADSEARLAKADNLSVVSLSDHFAYLVSSLNLEVLSTDARPDAEWTPEALHTLTADLKANDVAIVLHHRQPSEAVKTAVTAGGAQLLVLNVDGADPVAELEGNVGQVIKALTP
- a CDS encoding metal ABC transporter ATP-binding protein — its product is MTAAQQLKVASIGPTLEFDKVSLTLGRTVILDAVSFQVEPGSIHALVGPNGGGKSSLIKTLLGQTPHQGQLRLHWPNTQGTVGYVPQALEFDRGLPMTVDDFMAAMCQRRPAFLGLSRHYAAAIGEALERVGMQDKRKRRMGALSGGERQRVLLAQGLIPTPQLLVLDEPMSALDEAGIQVFERLLNDWRLAGITVLWIEHDLEAVGRLADRVTGLNRRVLFDATPKEALTPDRLLTLFSTHPRSPA
- a CDS encoding metal ABC transporter substrate-binding protein translates to MSISSPLLRLLLVGLFSLMLAPLANAEAAKRLRIGITLHPYYSYVANIVGDKAEVVPLIPAGFNPHAYEPRAEDIKRIGTLDVIVLNGVGHDDFADRMIATSERPDIPVIEANANVPLLAATGNAARGAGKVVNPHTFLSISASIAQVNNIARELGKLDPDNAKTYTQNARAYGKRLRQMRADALAKLTSAPNPDLRVATVHAAYDYLLREFGLEVTAVVEPAHGIEPSPSQLKKTIDELRALDVKVIFSEMDFPSTYVETIQRESGVKLYPLSHISYGEYTPEKYEVEMTGNLNTVVRAIQESGA
- a CDS encoding PepSY domain-containing protein, whose translation is MSKKSRSKLWFLVHSWLALPIWFFVLIVCVTGTLAVVSQEIVWLANPDIRASKPSDDAELLSYDQVIGAIKRNEPQAIVQSITRPDESHFALSVDLSYPDGRSVEVYVNPYTGVVQGISPAFNFQQFTRALHGWWLVPFTNGYSWGWYLVSALGIPLLASLVTGLVVYKRFWKGFLRPTLRIRHGARIFWGDFHRLSGIWSIWFIAVISITGIWFLIRAILGDNQISISSEPIVPVIARENVPLSAPGVPAPMIPIDRAIEIATQRIPGLEASFVFLPSNAYSHLQIGGRGWYPLMFQTAQLNPYDGEIAVSHLLSDRSTLEFVTESMRPLHTGDFGGLWIKLIWAFFGLIMSMMVLSGLLIWTKRTALATLNALKREAKTQRAPAPATAMQAETSEAN
- a CDS encoding metal ABC transporter permease; the protein is MSYEAFRLMVQGWASSGYLPEALAYGFVVNALLAGLLIGPVLGGLGTLVVVKRFAFFSEAVGHAALTGVAVGILLGEPYTGPYGSLFGYCLLFGILLNYLRNRTGLAPDTLIGVFLSVSLALGASLLLILAGKINVHILENVLFGSVLTVNGNDLLVLAVVGSLVMALALPLYNRIMLASFNPQLAAVRGVAVKTLDYLFVILVTLITVAAVKVIGAILVGALLVIPAAAARLLSQSLKGFFWVSVVIATLSTLCGILLPIIFDLPIPSGAAIILVAGIAFAFAAIARGTVPSLKGNLG
- a CDS encoding thiamine pyrophosphate-binding protein, which encodes MSKRATTTPPSPLRAFWLKWRFHINVLLLLVPLGFMPKYFADAALFRGDTGIGERVAGEVQVGPWSLTLAEFRNEGPRPDPAGPMKFFNAALCDTCAEQVKATYLRIGKPRSLRAAGVIFFGTPYRMGAVLPVPERTPVDAEVWVTMEGWDGSMHQGSIPLSQASPATIAWLNKQGVKP
- a CDS encoding DUF6162 family protein yields the protein MSTTQVVRPAGAGHETLYVLLLCLIILAVAGTVVALHGETQEVAAVPSHQLDARRDLSAAEQGIYADLRVTLDEIQLLQQEQNALPTPEQLAEEGFAPFAQDASSVSRGDHRWQLLEPAAYLGLSQAPSTSGSVLMRVQGDEPDVWLNRQANLAAPADLTDAALIAAGWRQVVTQFDAGVTRQHRH